The stretch of DNA GAAAATTACAAATTTTAAAAGCAGTTGACGCTTCACCGCCGATCAATTCTCCTACTACCAAATGATTTATTTTATAACGGCTAGCATAAAGACCGGCGGACAATCCTGCCGGACCAGCGCCAATAATGAGAAGGTCGCATTTTGTCATAAAAAATTAAAATATCTACACCAAATATACTATTTTGCTAATTATACAAATATTTTTGTTAAAAATATTTTAATTTAAGCCCAAAATCTCATCAATTTGCAATTTATCAAAACCCTTAATGAATTTTCCATCTATTTCAATCACTGGTACGGCCAATTCTCCTGTTTTTTCTAAAATCATTTCTTGAGCATTTGGATCAGACGAAACATCTATTTCTTCAAAATCAATATTTTTTTCCTGTAAATACTTCTTCGCCAAATGACAATAAGGGCAAATGGGGGTTGAATAAATTATTACTTTCATAAAATATATTATATCATATTCCTTAAAAAAGAAAATATTTAATAAAAAATGGC from Parcubacteria group bacterium ADurb.Bin159 encodes:
- the grxC gene encoding Glutaredoxin-3; translated protein: MKVIIYSTPICPYCHLAKKYLQEKNIDFEEIDVSSDPNAQEMILEKTGELAVPVIEIDGKFIKGFDKLQIDEILGLN